DNA from Kryptolebias marmoratus isolate JLee-2015 linkage group LG15, ASM164957v2, whole genome shotgun sequence:
ACATGGGCCGCTTCACCGAGGTGGGGGACCGCCTGCTGGAGATGGCGGACCTCGTGGTCTCCCTGACCGAGTGCTCGGCCCACGCCGCCTACCTGGCGGCAGTGGAGAGCCCAGGCTCTCAGCCCTGCCTGCCGGGCCTGGTGGACCGCTACAAGGTCACCCGATGCCGACACGAGGTGGAGCAGAACTGCGCAGTCCTCCGAGCGTCGCCTCTGTCCGACCTCACCCCCCAGCTGCTCCTGGAGCTGTCTCAGAACATCTCCACCAACCTGAAGACCCTGTCGGACATCTCGCTGCTGGCCAGCGACGGGTCCAGGGACCGGTTTGCCAAGGAGCAGTTCAAGCTGAGCGTGAAGAGCATCAGCACCAGCGGGACCGCCTTCCTGGCCTGCGTCAGAGAGGTGAAGACCCAACCCAGCGAGCTGACCAGATCCCGCTGCGTCCTCTTCAGCGCCGCTCTGGTCCAGGCCGTCAGCGCCCTGGTTGGCTTCGCCACAGAGCCGCAGTTCCTGGGAAGACCTGCAAGTGTCTCAACTGAAGGAAAGGGGGTCCAGACTGCAGTGTTAGGAGGGGCGATGAGCGTGGTCTCTGCCTGTGTCCTCCTGACTCAGGGGCTCCGGGACGTGGCCCAGCATCCCGACAGCAGCTCCAAGATAGCAGAGTACCGGGAGCGCCTGAGGAACTCTGCGTGTGCGGTTTCTGACGGCTGCACTCTGCTGACCCAGGCTCTCAGGGAGCGCTCGTCTCCTCGGACTCTGCCCCCGGTCAACTCTGTCACTTAGTCCAGGAAACCTCCAGGCAGCTCCGTTGTTCTGTGATCCACCAAAGAGGACCGCCTGGTTCTGTCAGAGCAGAACTGTTGGACTGCAGCAGGTCTCTGAAACCAGCTCTGCAGGGTTCCGGGTCGTGCTGGATGGGACCTAGACCTTGTAAGAAGCAAGGACTCTGACCCTGATGGTCCTGGTGGTCCTGATCTGGAGTCGGTTCTGTGACCCAGTGAGGATGGATTTCTGACGTGAGATTAAAACGACTTTATTTTTGCTAAGTGTGAAATCTTAAGTGTTAAAAGctgctgtgagtgtgtgtgatggGTTTTACACTATTTACCAGAACTTCTCATCGGATGTTTCATGTAAACAAGTATTTATTTCAACCATTAAAGCAGTTGGTTCTGACCCGAGTTCTCGGACTGATGTGCatcaagaaacaaaatgtgcagagGTTACAGAACCTTGTGCTTTAACACTAAATCTACACCTGAAATATGAAGTATGGTTAAATATGGatgtttaaatctaaatatgctttaaatacaaaattcaGGTATTATGAAATACAGTTAATTTATAAAGTACGAAATCACAACAAGTCATGTCAGGTCTGTACAGAAAGCTTCACATTCATTATAAAACATTATATATTCGTTATAAAACATTATATATTCATTATAAAACATTAGAAAAGCCAGTTAGTTAATTAAAGGAAACCAGCAGAATCTTCACTTTCAGCTCAGGCTCCCATCCAGAGCAGCACGGAGGCTTCAGTGGACTCTTTGAACAGGAagagaccaggaccaggaccagaaccaggaccaggacccggacctggcagccatctgcctcaaccagctggggttgcagaggacaggaaggagacagagacaaacaggaagtggcccaggtgtggtttctatgggaagaaaaacaggcTGATGACAGCAGTAACATCCAAATATGAcacactgaaaaacaatataatagttttaattttaaataaagtttgaatataaaaacagttaaaatgagaaataaagtaaaacatgaacTATAGTTAAATATCACTGTTAAAGGTTTAAACTGGAAATAAATCTATCAGAAGTTTAAAACTAATATCTCCTCCAGTTAAGCGGATGGTTCTGACCGGCCATAAAACCGGAAAAACTCAAACTTCTTTCCAAGGTTTTTAAACTTCAGTGTCTCTCAGACCCACTTCGGAGGTTCCAAACTGCAGGTCCACAACAGGAAGCCTACAACCGCTGCTATCAGGAGTGGCTTCCTTCACAAGAAAAACTGCTGCCGTTATAATTTTAGGCAAGGCTTCGCCCACTTCCTGCCGCAGGAGGGAAACACTTGGCTTTCCTTTTCCTCAGGGAAAAAGCTGCTCAAAACACCCCCATATCTGAAGAGATGGAAGCTACGCAGGCGTGCACGGCCTGCCCTGGTAGGCTTTCTGTTTTCACATAACACAGattcacagaaaaaagaaaagctctttCCTCTGAAAAAAACGCtcagtaataaaagaaaatctgtttttaacaggaaaaaacctgATAGATGTGGACCTGTGGAGTTTCTGTGTCAGTTCAGCCTAGAGGCCTGAATGATAGGAGCTTCATCAGCTCTACCTCTCAGTGATGGTCCTCCAGATCTTTTTGCAGCCCAGGATCTTCTCACTGCATGGACTGTTGGCACAATGATACAGCTGCTACTAAGAacacaacaaccaaaaacagaaacagacttttGAAAAGATAACATGAGATTTTCTGTTCTCCACATCAGTACAACTCATCACTGAGAGTACAACTTCCAGATGAGAACTCATCAAACTGTTCTTTAAGACATTTAACAAACCTGCTTGGTCGGGTTGGTCCTGCANNNNNNNNNNNNNNNNNNNNNNNNNNNNNNNNNNNNNNNNNNNNNNNNNNNNNNNNNNNNNNNNNNNNNNNNNNNNNNNNNNNNNNNNNNNNNNNNNNNNAGAGAATCAGTAGGTTTGTGGACATTTTAAGTAAAACCAGCAGCCAACTACCTGTAATAAATAACGCTGTTCCAACCTTATTTCTGCCTCTCCTGAAAGCTTCAGTACCAAACCCAGGGAGACAGAAGTCTGTCAAAGTTCATCTCCTCAGTTGTTTTACTTTAGAAGCACAGCATGCCACGCAGTCAACCGTAGTACTTCAACATGTAGAAACCTGAGAGAAGAGAACGAGCACACAGTGAATTATTTATGGTTCTAGCTGATTAAATGACAGAGATACGACTTTACCAGATCTACTGACAGGTGAGTGAGACGTTTCTGATTCAGCAGGTGTTCTTTATTTCCTCAGCCTCTATCCTGTCTGTCTTTATGCTTCTGTAATCACTTCCGCCAACGAGCTGATGTTTCTGGTCCTGTCCATCATCCGTCTGCTTGCAGGATTACTTAAACTTGATGTGATTATTCAATtctggtggtgatccagatcctaCCGTGTTTTAATGACCCTGTGACTGAGTGCTTCTTATTACAGGTTTCTAaccaagtgtttgtttttcaccccTGTCAAGCTTGGATTGTTTTATGGTTGGTCACGTTAACTAGTTAACctgtgattttaaacaaatatctctgGAAATgaacatgtaaagaaaaaaccAACCAGACAGTTAACAGAGTTAAACCACCCAGCTAACAGAGGTGAACCAACCAACCAGCTAACAGAGGTGAACCAACCTACCAGCTAACAGAGGTGAACCAACCAACCAGCTAACCCAGTTGTGTTGTATAGAACTGTTGTGTGATGCTAAAAGGTTGGCGAGCGCTGCAAAAAAggctctttttgttgtttttttttggacgcTGCAGCTGATGtgacatgaagacaaacaggattaTTCATTTCTAGTTCTACTCTTGTTTTGATTTATCtatacacatttatttttagacctAAACTCTATTAACTGTgagcaacaatttaaaaaataatttaaaaaaactttaaagttttgcaTTAGAGGGGAGTTGGATTATGGTTTGTTGACTGACGGTCtgcagatgacctttgaccttccagctgtttttgagagaaaattgtgTATTTAGGGATCATTTTGACTTGTCACAATATTTAATGGCAAACCTGCGTCCAGCCTTTCTTTGGTTGTGAGGGTTTATTGTGAGCCAGTTAACATTGTGTCTGtggttcagtctttgttttaaacagcaggattgtttctgcagcttcctgccGTTTCCCAGAATACAGCTGTTTGAGCCGAGGAGCAGCAGATTGTGATTTAGTTTAGAGTAAAAAGGAAGTCACTAATTCATATAGAATAAGTCCTGAATAACACCTGAGGATTTTCTGGTAGAACAAACAATTGACAGATGAATAAA
Protein-coding regions in this window:
- the tlnrd1 gene encoding talin rod domain-containing protein 1, which produces MASGGSGKSSGEGSSSPVSSSLQQRKRLSSICDACKAKVQLVADLLLLSSETRPVLTSEGVALADTFDQCRDTVIARTKELSILTHDIQSQLNMGRFTEVGDRLLEMADLVVSLTECSAHAAYLAAVESPGSQPCLPGLVDRYKVTRCRHEVEQNCAVLRASPLSDLTPQLLLELSQNISTNLKTLSDISLLASDGSRDRFAKEQFKLSVKSISTSGTAFLACVREVKTQPSELTRSRCVLFSAALVQAVSALVGFATEPQFLGRPASVSTEGKGVQTAVLGGAMSVVSACVLLTQGLRDVAQHPDSSSKIAEYRERLRNSACAVSDGCTLLTQALRERSSPRTLPPVNSVT